One genomic window of bacterium includes the following:
- the trpB gene encoding tryptophan synthase subunit beta: protein MKDLKSGPDEMGHFGVYGGRYVAETLMPALIEVETAYRAAQADPAFDAEFRDLLKHYVGRPSPLYFAPRLTEAFGGARIFLKREDLNHTGAHKVNNTLGQAILARRMGKKKLMAETGAGQHGVATATVAARFGMECDVYMGEEDIRRQAPNVTRMKLLGARVVPVTSGTRTLKDAMSEALRAWVAEVDTTFYVIGTVAGPHPYPMMVRDFQSVIGIEAREQFLEQVQRLPDMVIACVGGGSNAAGMFYPFINDTAVRLVGVEAAGHGLASGQHAASIEAGRAGILHGSKSYVLQDKDGQIVNAHSISAGLDYPGVGPEHALWADLKRVVYSGITDREAVAAFYDVTLLEGIIPALESSHAIAEARKRAQEIGKEGTIVVCLSGRGDKDLESVLEYQSLRK, encoded by the coding sequence ATGAAAGATTTGAAATCAGGTCCGGATGAGATGGGGCATTTTGGGGTTTATGGCGGGCGCTATGTGGCGGAAACTTTGATGCCGGCATTGATTGAAGTCGAAACGGCATATCGGGCCGCTCAGGCTGACCCCGCGTTTGATGCGGAATTTCGCGACTTGCTCAAGCACTATGTCGGGAGGCCTTCGCCCCTCTATTTTGCGCCGCGATTGACAGAAGCTTTTGGTGGAGCCCGGATATTCCTTAAACGCGAGGATCTTAATCATACCGGGGCTCATAAGGTAAATAATACACTGGGGCAGGCGATATTAGCGCGACGGATGGGAAAAAAGAAATTGATGGCGGAGACCGGTGCTGGTCAGCATGGTGTGGCTACCGCTACGGTGGCGGCACGCTTTGGTATGGAATGTGACGTTTATATGGGGGAGGAGGACATTCGGAGGCAGGCTCCCAATGTGACCCGGATGAAACTCCTGGGGGCGCGCGTGGTGCCTGTGACTAGTGGTACCAGGACGCTGAAGGATGCCATGAGCGAGGCGTTGCGTGCGTGGGTGGCGGAAGTGGATACCACGTTTTATGTTATCGGCACAGTGGCCGGGCCGCACCCCTATCCCATGATGGTCCGGGATTTTCAAAGCGTTATCGGAATTGAGGCGCGGGAACAGTTTCTGGAACAGGTACAGCGTTTGCCCGACATGGTGATCGCCTGTGTGGGAGGCGGCAGTAATGCGGCTGGTATGTTCTATCCCTTCATCAATGACACCGCCGTCCGGTTGGTTGGGGTGGAGGCCGCGGGACATGGGCTGGCGTCAGGCCAACATGCGGCCAGTATCGAAGCCGGGCGGGCGGGGATTCTTCATGGCAGCAAATCCTATGTGCTTCAGGATAAAGACGGTCAGATTGTCAATGCCCACTCGATCAGTGCCGGGCTGGACTATCCTGGGGTGGGGCCCGAGCACGCTCTATGGGCGGATTTAAAACGTGTGGTCTACTCGGGGATTACTGATCGTGAGGCGGTAGCTGCATTTTATGATGTGACGTTGTTGGAAGGAATCATCCCTGCACTTGAATCCAGTCATGCCATTGCCGAGGCACGAAAACGTGCTCAGGAGATTGGGAAAGAGGGTACTATCGTGGTATGCCTTTCCGGGCGTGGAGATAAAGATTTGGAGAGTGTACTCGAATATCAATCCTTGAGAAAGTGA
- a CDS encoding ATP-binding protein has protein sequence MRPKRLFWRIYTYFLIVTLGTLAATAWYVDRSLYTFHQDQVASDLLARARIIALELTPPLEQNAAALNQLINDLGRLTLTRVTVILPDGRVIADSSESPAGMENHQNRPEIREALAGRTGKASRYSDTLRRRLMYLAIPVWQEATIAGVVRVSLPIAVIDDALKALYGTIAFGGVVVATLFALLALALSRRITRPLEYMRQASEQFANGELHARIPVPDTAEMGVLAKTMNQMALQLHERVRTVALQHNEQRAVLANMMEGVLAVDMTERVLHINPAACRLLGLKPDEGRGRHILETIRNIELQEFLAETLAASDPKEREIVLRGEEERFIQLHGTALKDADGKNIGALVVMNDITRLKRLETMRRDFVANVSHELKTPITTLKGCVETLSDGAVNRPEEAKHFLDMMERHVNRLELMVEDLLALSRLEFESERGVIVLGPGSVQDVVARAVQSFSKRAEAKEILLVMDFPDACQALINAPLLEQAVGNLLDNAIKYSPEETRITVTGVRAQDFVEIRVTDQGGGIERQHWTRIFERFYRVDQARSRALGGTGLGLAIVKHIALAHHGSVSVESVPGQGSTFHLRIPRAG, from the coding sequence ATGCGACCAAAGCGATTGTTCTGGAGAATTTACACCTATTTTCTGATCGTAACCCTCGGTACTCTTGCGGCAACCGCCTGGTACGTTGATCGCTCATTGTACACGTTCCATCAGGATCAGGTTGCCTCTGACCTGTTGGCGCGAGCCAGGATCATTGCCCTGGAGCTTACGCCCCCCCTGGAGCAGAATGCGGCAGCTTTGAATCAACTGATCAACGATCTGGGACGGCTGACGCTGACCCGTGTCACGGTGATTCTGCCGGACGGCCGGGTCATTGCCGACTCTTCTGAAAGTCCGGCGGGCATGGAAAATCATCAGAACAGGCCTGAGATTCGCGAGGCACTGGCGGGACGGACGGGTAAGGCTTCTCGTTATAGTGATACCTTGCGACGCCGTCTGATGTATCTGGCCATTCCGGTTTGGCAGGAGGCGACCATTGCCGGGGTGGTGCGGGTTTCGCTCCCCATCGCGGTGATTGATGACGCGCTCAAGGCCCTCTATGGCACCATTGCTTTTGGGGGGGTAGTGGTGGCGACTTTGTTTGCCCTGTTGGCGCTGGCGCTCTCACGGCGGATTACCCGGCCACTGGAATATATGCGACAGGCTTCCGAACAATTTGCCAATGGGGAGTTGCATGCCAGGATTCCCGTGCCGGACACTGCTGAGATGGGCGTATTGGCGAAGACCATGAATCAAATGGCGCTGCAACTTCATGAACGGGTACGTACTGTGGCGCTTCAGCATAATGAGCAGCGGGCGGTGTTGGCGAATATGATGGAGGGCGTTCTGGCGGTAGATATGACGGAACGTGTGTTGCATATCAACCCTGCGGCTTGTCGCTTGTTGGGACTGAAGCCGGATGAAGGTCGTGGTCGCCATATTCTTGAAACGATCCGGAATATTGAGTTGCAGGAATTTCTGGCCGAGACCTTGGCCGCATCGGATCCTAAGGAACGGGAGATTGTGCTGCGTGGTGAGGAGGAACGCTTCATTCAATTGCATGGCACGGCGCTCAAAGACGCGGACGGGAAAAATATCGGGGCACTGGTAGTCATGAATGACATCACCCGGCTGAAAAGGCTGGAAACCATGCGGCGTGATTTCGTCGCCAATGTTTCACACGAATTGAAGACGCCCATCACAACATTGAAGGGGTGTGTTGAAACCTTGTCTGACGGGGCGGTGAATCGGCCCGAGGAAGCGAAGCATTTTCTCGATATGATGGAACGTCATGTGAACCGGCTTGAACTGATGGTGGAGGATCTTCTCGCACTGTCCCGGTTGGAGTTTGAATCGGAGCGCGGGGTGATCGTATTGGGGCCGGGCTCTGTGCAGGATGTTGTTGCCCGTGCCGTTCAGTCGTTTTCAAAGCGGGCTGAGGCCAAAGAAATTCTGCTGGTCATGGATTTCCCGGATGCCTGTCAGGCGCTTATCAATGCTCCGTTATTGGAGCAGGCGGTTGGTAACCTGCTGGACAATGCCATCAAATACAGCCCCGAAGAAACGCGTATTACGGTAACTGGTGTTCGGGCTCAGGACTTCGTTGAGATTCGGGTGACGGATCAGGGTGGGGGGATCGAGCGACAGCACTGGACGCGTATTTTTGAGCGCTTCTACCGGGTGGATCAGGCGCGGAGTCGTGCCCTGGGCGGGACCGGCCTGGGGTTGGCGATTGTCAAACATATCGCCCTCGCCCATCATGGCAGCGTCTCTGTCGAAAGTGTTCCCGGTCAGGGCAGCACTTTTCATCTTCGCATTCCGCGGGCGGGGTGA
- a CDS encoding phosphoribosylanthranilate isomerase: protein MFTVKICGLTNIDDARWALEEGADYLGFVMYPKSSRYVTPETLAHIVDHLPEHACPVGVFVNEEPILVKQIVSACRLAAVQLNGDEDSADFKDLSVPLWRAVRLEEGRWSPSPEHWKVDRFVLDAASPAYGGTGEKIDWKEGRNFASRCRAMLAGGLRPETVAEAIRQVRPIGVDVSSGVESLPGKKDFRKVTAFIAHARAAAEVNEDRM, encoded by the coding sequence ATGTTTACTGTGAAAATATGCGGTTTGACCAATATTGATGATGCGCGGTGGGCGTTGGAGGAAGGGGCCGATTATCTGGGCTTTGTTATGTATCCGAAGTCGTCCCGGTATGTTACGCCCGAGACTCTGGCACATATTGTGGACCATCTGCCGGAGCATGCCTGTCCTGTAGGCGTATTTGTAAACGAGGAGCCTATTTTGGTAAAACAGATTGTTTCCGCCTGCCGGTTGGCCGCCGTGCAACTTAATGGGGATGAGGATTCTGCGGATTTTAAGGATTTAAGCGTTCCGTTATGGCGTGCCGTAAGGTTGGAGGAAGGGCGGTGGAGTCCAAGTCCGGAGCATTGGAAGGTGGATCGATTTGTCTTGGATGCCGCTTCTCCTGCCTATGGCGGAACCGGAGAAAAAATTGATTGGAAAGAGGGCCGAAACTTCGCCTCGCGGTGTCGGGCGATGCTGGCCGGTGGCCTCAGGCCTGAAACGGTGGCAGAGGCTATCAGGCAGGTTCGCCCCATCGGAGTTGATGTATCAAGTGGGGTGGAATCTTTGCCTGGAAAGAAAGATTTTCGTAAAGTAACTGCTTTTATCGCTCATGCCAGGGCCGCTGCAGAGGTCAATGAAGACAGGATGTGA
- a CDS encoding DUF47 family protein codes for MITAIRRLLGYDDKFFNLLEASADEAKASVQLLLTMIKSPESTTSMGDFIQSRRKDKRITEQITEELCKTFVTPLEREDIESLSLALYKIPKTAEKFSEKYMLCKSMLKDVSFLEQAAILEKTTDTVAQMVKKLRAKAHLEEVKEFNNRLHYLEGEADKLMLDLVKDLYSGKHDPLKVIIILDLHETLEKIIDRCRDVGNIIFQVVLKYS; via the coding sequence ATGATAACTGCCATCAGACGACTACTCGGGTATGACGATAAGTTCTTCAACCTTCTGGAAGCCAGTGCCGACGAAGCCAAGGCCAGCGTCCAGCTTCTACTCACCATGATCAAATCGCCGGAGAGCACCACATCCATGGGTGATTTCATCCAATCCCGCCGCAAGGATAAGCGGATTACGGAACAAATCACCGAGGAATTATGTAAAACCTTTGTGACGCCGCTGGAACGTGAGGATATCGAGTCCCTCTCCCTCGCGCTATATAAGATCCCGAAAACTGCAGAAAAATTCAGCGAAAAATATATGCTCTGCAAGAGCATGCTGAAAGATGTAAGTTTTCTCGAACAAGCGGCTATCCTTGAAAAAACCACCGATACCGTCGCCCAGATGGTTAAAAAGCTCCGTGCAAAAGCCCATCTTGAGGAGGTCAAAGAATTCAACAACCGCCTCCACTATCTCGAGGGTGAGGCCGATAAACTCATGCTCGATCTGGTCAAGGACTTGTATAGTGGCAAACATGACCCTTTAAAGGTCATCATCATTCTCGACCTGCACGAGACGCTTGAGAAAATTATAGACCGCTGTCGCGATGTCGGGAATATCATCTTTCAGGTCGTTCTGAAGTATTCCTAG
- a CDS encoding response regulator transcription factor → MTKTHILVVEDERDILDLLVYNLTREGFEVTGLANGEQALQAISREKPHLILLDLMLPGVGGLEICRLLKAGPETVGIPVIMVTAKGEEADVVVGLEMGADDYVAKPFSMKVLLARIHTVLRRHEQIQAKPDVTLKVHDIVINPGRHEVLCGRTSIELTASEFSLLHFLAQRPGWVFTREQIVDGVKGEDYAVTDRAVDVQMVSLRRKLGKRGEYIETVRGVGYRFKE, encoded by the coding sequence ATGACTAAAACACACATTTTGGTTGTCGAGGATGAACGCGATATTCTGGATCTCCTGGTCTATAATTTGACACGGGAGGGGTTTGAGGTCACCGGCCTTGCCAACGGGGAGCAGGCACTGCAGGCGATTTCCCGGGAAAAGCCGCATCTGATATTGTTGGATTTGATGTTGCCGGGTGTGGGGGGGCTGGAAATCTGCCGGTTACTCAAGGCCGGACCCGAAACGGTGGGAATTCCCGTTATCATGGTCACCGCCAAGGGTGAAGAAGCGGATGTGGTCGTTGGGCTGGAAATGGGGGCGGATGATTATGTTGCTAAGCCCTTCAGTATGAAGGTGTTGCTGGCGCGGATTCATACCGTGCTCCGACGTCACGAACAAATCCAGGCCAAACCCGATGTGACACTCAAGGTGCATGACATCGTGATCAATCCAGGACGGCATGAAGTGTTGTGTGGAAGAACCTCAATTGAACTCACCGCCTCGGAATTCAGTTTGCTGCATTTTTTAGCGCAGCGTCCGGGTTGGGTATTTACCCGCGAGCAGATTGTCGACGGCGTGAAGGGTGAGGATTATGCGGTTACCGACCGTGCGGTGGATGTGCAGATGGTTTCGCTGCGGCGGAAACTTGGAAAACGGGGCGAATATATTGAAACCGTACGCGGGGTAGGGTACCGGTTTAAGGAGTGA
- a CDS encoding ATP-binding cassette domain-containing protein, with protein MIATTKLTKRFGPDILFEDVSVQFNPGNCYGLIGANGSGKSTFIKILAGLMPASQGEVSIGRDCTLGYLRQDHAEFDDVAILDTVFMGNKKLWDLHLEREALYSKSDLSDAEHERSGLVEDEFGQAGGYTMEADAAKLLHGLGFGEDVFTKEMRTLQGGFKLRVLLAQVLFAHPDVLLLDEPTNHLDMDSIEWLVDLLKRYEGTVVVISHDRFFLNQVCTHIADLDYHEIRMFTGNYDDFTIASLESRELREKANKKMEKQIHDLKTFISRFSANASKAKQATSRQKLLGKIELEEVKPSSRVSPFIRFTPKRRLGDKVIQVHHISKGYDLPLFKDFSCEIGPKEKIAIIGKNGVGKTTLLKILCGHLPPDSGTVVLGDTIEFSVFPQDPGEVLDPSSQALTWLRRFADDKDATETELRSFMGRMLFSKDDVFKPIQVLSGGEKARLILSKMMLEGGNVTILDEPTNHLDLESIEALNFALAKLENTVIFVSHDHRLIKSLATRIFEIKDGKIWDRSCD; from the coding sequence GTGATTGCGACAACAAAACTTACCAAAAGATTTGGACCGGACATTTTATTTGAAGACGTCAGCGTCCAATTTAACCCGGGAAACTGCTATGGTCTGATCGGGGCCAATGGATCCGGGAAATCCACATTTATTAAAATTCTGGCGGGTCTCATGCCCGCAAGTCAGGGCGAAGTCTCTATCGGCCGTGACTGCACACTTGGCTATTTGCGGCAGGATCATGCCGAATTTGATGATGTGGCGATTTTGGACACCGTCTTCATGGGCAATAAGAAGCTCTGGGATCTCCATTTGGAACGGGAAGCCCTTTACTCAAAATCAGATCTTTCAGATGCCGAACATGAACGCAGTGGTTTGGTCGAAGACGAATTCGGGCAGGCAGGCGGTTACACCATGGAGGCGGATGCGGCCAAACTGCTACATGGTCTTGGTTTCGGTGAGGACGTTTTCACCAAGGAAATGCGAACCTTACAGGGCGGATTTAAACTCCGGGTCCTGCTGGCTCAAGTCTTGTTCGCCCATCCTGATGTCCTGCTGCTGGATGAACCCACCAACCATCTGGATATGGACTCCATCGAATGGCTGGTGGATCTCTTGAAACGCTATGAGGGCACTGTCGTGGTTATCTCTCATGACCGGTTTTTCCTGAATCAGGTTTGCACACATATCGCCGACCTGGATTATCATGAGATCCGCATGTTCACGGGCAATTATGATGATTTCACCATCGCAAGTCTGGAATCCCGTGAACTGCGAGAAAAGGCTAATAAGAAGATGGAGAAGCAGATTCACGATCTGAAAACCTTCATCAGTCGGTTTAGCGCCAATGCATCCAAGGCCAAACAAGCCACATCACGGCAGAAGTTATTGGGCAAAATCGAACTTGAAGAAGTTAAGCCCAGTTCCCGAGTATCCCCCTTTATCCGATTCACCCCCAAACGCCGACTGGGAGACAAAGTCATTCAGGTCCATCACATCTCAAAAGGTTACGACCTTCCTCTTTTCAAAGACTTTAGCTGCGAAATAGGGCCGAAGGAAAAAATCGCCATTATCGGTAAAAATGGCGTCGGCAAAACAACGCTTCTGAAAATTCTGTGCGGACACCTTCCACCGGATTCAGGAACTGTTGTCCTGGGTGATACCATTGAGTTCAGTGTCTTCCCCCAAGACCCTGGGGAAGTTCTTGATCCGAGTTCTCAAGCATTGACCTGGCTGCGTCGCTTTGCGGACGATAAGGATGCCACCGAGACCGAACTTCGCTCCTTTATGGGGCGTATGCTTTTCAGCAAGGACGATGTGTTTAAGCCCATCCAAGTTCTGAGTGGTGGTGAAAAAGCCCGGCTCATTCTTTCCAAGATGATGCTGGAGGGCGGAAATGTGACCATTCTGGATGAACCCACCAATCATCTGGACTTGGAATCCATTGAAGCACTGAACTTCGCCTTGGCCAAGCTCGAAAATACAGTTATTTTTGTCTCTCATGATCATCGGCTGATCAAGTCGCTTGCCACACGAATTTTCGAAATTAAAGACGGCAAGATCTGGGACCGTTCCTGCGACTAA
- a CDS encoding inorganic phosphate transporter, translating into MLTLILIVLLIALAFEYINGFHDTANSIATTVSTKVLSPRQAVFMATCFNLLGAMAGISVAKTIGQGLVDTAYVGIDTILASLLGAIIWNLLTWWLGLPSSSSHALIGGLCGATLASSHGNWHVIKWAVHNPATGHSEGLWPKVIMPMFASPAVGFVFGALLMGLLVVILHKMRPLLINKIFSKLQLASAAWISFSHGTNDAQKTMGIIALILFTATTKSDAFGALPPWLEFLRTPEFTVATWIKVTCAITMAAGTAAGGWRIIRTMGHKIVRMQPIHGFAAQTTAAAIISVATHWGIPLSTTHVISTSIMGVGATKRLSAVKWGIVGRIVWAWVLTIPVTAILGYWLEKALLPIWMK; encoded by the coding sequence ATGCTCACCCTCATTCTGATAGTGCTGCTGATCGCATTGGCCTTTGAGTATATCAACGGCTTTCACGATACCGCCAATTCCATTGCCACCACGGTTTCAACCAAGGTGCTTAGCCCGCGTCAGGCCGTGTTCATGGCCACCTGCTTCAATCTACTGGGTGCCATGGCTGGAATTTCAGTAGCCAAAACAATCGGACAGGGTTTGGTGGATACGGCTTATGTGGGGATCGATACCATATTGGCATCCCTTTTGGGGGCGATCATCTGGAACCTGCTGACCTGGTGGCTGGGGCTCCCCTCCAGTTCAAGCCACGCCCTGATTGGCGGACTCTGCGGAGCCACGCTGGCATCGTCCCATGGAAACTGGCACGTTATTAAATGGGCCGTACACAATCCTGCCACAGGCCACTCGGAAGGACTCTGGCCCAAGGTGATCATGCCTATGTTCGCGTCACCTGCAGTTGGCTTTGTTTTCGGTGCGCTGCTGATGGGGCTCCTGGTCGTCATCCTTCACAAAATGCGCCCGCTTCTAATCAATAAAATCTTTTCAAAACTCCAATTGGCCAGCGCCGCCTGGATCAGTTTCAGTCACGGCACCAATGATGCCCAGAAAACCATGGGCATCATTGCCTTGATTCTTTTTACGGCGACCACAAAAAGTGACGCCTTCGGAGCGCTCCCCCCCTGGCTGGAATTCCTGAGAACTCCGGAATTCACCGTGGCCACCTGGATCAAGGTCACCTGCGCCATAACCATGGCTGCCGGCACTGCGGCAGGAGGCTGGCGCATTATCCGCACCATGGGACATAAAATTGTACGGATGCAACCCATTCATGGCTTTGCCGCTCAAACCACAGCTGCCGCCATCATTTCGGTGGCCACCCATTGGGGTATCCCTCTCTCCACCACCCACGTCATCTCCACCTCGATCATGGGGGTTGGTGCCACCAAGCGGCTCAGCGCTGTAAAGTGGGGTATTGTGGGCCGCATTGTCTGGGCTTGGGTACTGACCATTCCTGTAACCGCCATCCTTGGTTACTGGCTCGAAAAGGCACTCCTACCCATCTGGATGAAATAA
- the trpC gene encoding indole-3-glycerol phosphate synthase TrpC: MDNLGKPKEDVLVRIVRDRRKDIAAAKRSVAVNELYCLIEQRVDYRSLSKVLLHSPAPRIIAEVKKASPSSGLLRPSFDPAALAQAYVSGGAVAVSVLTEPNYFMGSQADLKAVRRCVTVPVLRKDFMVDIYQLIEAAAWGADVILLIVAALSSPQLKILYKESRELGLEAIVEVHTAEELKVALTCDEAIIGVNSRNLKTLKTDLAVAYEFAKMMPKERICIAESGIKTKDDIRGLQDAGYKGFLIGESLLRETFPGKALKALRTPG, translated from the coding sequence ATGGATAATCTCGGAAAACCTAAAGAAGATGTTTTGGTGCGTATTGTGCGTGATCGACGTAAGGATATCGCGGCTGCGAAGCGTTCGGTTGCTGTGAATGAACTTTATTGTCTCATTGAGCAAAGAGTTGACTATCGCAGCCTGTCAAAGGTCTTGCTCCATAGTCCCGCACCCCGGATTATTGCCGAGGTAAAAAAGGCAAGTCCTTCGTCCGGGCTGTTGCGTCCCTCATTTGATCCTGCAGCACTGGCGCAAGCCTATGTGTCCGGAGGCGCTGTAGCGGTCTCGGTGTTAACTGAACCAAACTATTTCATGGGTTCTCAGGCGGATCTCAAGGCCGTCCGGCGATGTGTTACGGTTCCCGTGTTGCGCAAGGATTTCATGGTGGATATTTATCAGTTGATAGAGGCTGCAGCCTGGGGTGCCGATGTGATTTTATTGATCGTCGCGGCGTTGAGTTCGCCGCAATTAAAGATCCTATACAAGGAGAGTCGGGAACTTGGATTGGAAGCCATTGTGGAAGTCCACACGGCGGAAGAATTGAAGGTCGCGTTAACTTGTGATGAGGCCATTATCGGGGTAAATAGCCGGAATCTGAAGACCCTGAAGACGGATTTGGCGGTAGCTTATGAGTTTGCAAAGATGATGCCGAAGGAGCGTATTTGTATTGCTGAAAGCGGGATCAAAACGAAAGACGATATTCGGGGCTTGCAGGATGCTGGCTATAAAGGTTTTTTGATTGGCGAATCGCTACTTCGTGAGACCTTTCCCGGAAAGGCTCTGAAAGCTTTACGGACACCGGGTTGA
- the tsaE gene encoding tRNA (adenosine(37)-N6)-threonylcarbamoyltransferase complex ATPase subunit type 1 TsaE, translating into MSTLVVVSNSVKDTHKLARHLLKQLPGPQILALHGDLGSGKTCFVQGLAAALGVDRPVTSPTFTLVHEYRGTRSLVHVDLYRLRDSLDALMLGLEEYFESDGITAIEWADRAEDIFPPQTIHISFQTMTSSHSRQITITSPMKLKP; encoded by the coding sequence ATGAGCACTTTAGTCGTCGTCTCTAATAGCGTGAAAGATACGCATAAGTTGGCCAGGCATTTGTTGAAGCAATTGCCGGGGCCTCAGATACTGGCTTTGCATGGCGATCTGGGAAGCGGCAAGACCTGTTTTGTGCAAGGTCTTGCGGCGGCACTGGGAGTGGATCGCCCAGTAACCAGTCCCACGTTTACACTTGTTCATGAATACCGTGGGACCCGCTCACTAGTTCATGTGGATCTCTATCGGTTACGCGATTCGCTCGATGCCCTGATGCTGGGACTCGAAGAATATTTTGAATCGGACGGAATTACGGCCATTGAGTGGGCGGATCGGGCTGAAGATATCTTTCCGCCACAAACGATTCACATTTCCTTCCAAACCATGACCTCCTCGCATTCCCGACAAATTACAATTACCTCGCCAATGAAATTGAAGCCCTGA
- a CDS encoding thiamine-phosphate kinase, with product MNAQQIGEDNLIRRLKRLVPGRADVIAGIGDDCAVVRTGRRDPYDLLLKSDPVIEGIHFGADTAGAAIGHKALGRVLSDIAAMGGEPLWILVDLVSPPTESVARIESIYRGMARLARRHSAAIVGGDTSSGNVLEVHVFAVGRVSRGQAVLRSGARTDDLLYVTGALGGSLLGRHLRFEPRLVEGQWLRESGVVTAMMDISDGLTTDLRRLAAASRAGAVLDAGCIPVSAAARRMKDKRPALEHALADGEDFELLFSVQRRKAASFESAWRKAFCLPCSRIGAMTAKPGLVELRDGQVSKELMLHGYEHFSRRL from the coding sequence ATGAACGCTCAACAGATAGGTGAAGACAACTTGATCCGGCGTCTGAAACGGTTGGTGCCGGGGCGTGCGGATGTGATCGCTGGCATTGGAGATGACTGTGCCGTGGTGCGGACGGGGCGTCGCGATCCTTATGATTTGTTGCTGAAAAGTGATCCTGTAATTGAGGGGATCCATTTTGGGGCGGATACGGCGGGGGCGGCCATTGGACATAAAGCCTTGGGGCGGGTCTTAAGCGATATCGCAGCAATGGGTGGCGAACCGTTGTGGATTCTTGTGGATCTGGTTTCCCCTCCAACGGAATCGGTAGCCCGCATTGAGTCGATCTATCGGGGTATGGCGCGATTGGCCCGCCGGCATAGTGCGGCGATTGTCGGGGGTGATACCAGTAGCGGGAACGTTCTGGAGGTGCATGTTTTTGCCGTGGGGCGCGTGTCCCGTGGACAGGCGGTGTTGCGCTCAGGAGCCCGGACTGATGACCTTCTCTATGTGACGGGCGCTCTTGGCGGGAGTTTACTGGGGCGCCATCTGCGCTTCGAACCTCGTCTGGTCGAGGGACAATGGCTGCGCGAGTCTGGTGTGGTTACCGCCATGATGGATATCAGCGATGGGTTAACCACGGACTTGCGGCGGTTGGCTGCCGCAAGCAGAGCCGGAGCGGTGCTGGATGCAGGCTGCATTCCTGTGTCGGCGGCCGCCCGGCGAATGAAGGATAAACGCCCGGCACTTGAACATGCACTTGCCGACGGCGAGGATTTTGAATTACTCTTCTCAGTTCAACGCCGGAAAGCGGCGTCTTTTGAATCTGCATGGCGAAAAGCGTTTTGTCTGCCTTGCTCCAGGATCGGGGCGATGACAGCGAAGCCAGGGCTTGTAGAATTGCGTGATGGGCAAGTTTCCAAGGAATTGATGCTTCATGGATATGAGCACTTTAGTCGTCGTCTCTAA